Part of the Triticum aestivum cultivar Chinese Spring chromosome 4D, IWGSC CS RefSeq v2.1, whole genome shotgun sequence genome is shown below.
GCCTTCACAGAACTTCGAACTGCCATGATGGTTGTTGTGTTTGGAAAATAAATCAATGTAGTGAATGTACTCAGATATTTGATGGCTTATGATATAAATGAGCATTATATGCATTTAACACCCAGCTTTTATTTATCATCCATAGATTTGATAGCTAACTGTATAACAATCCAGATAGCTAACAGTACAAGAATACTAGAGAAAAAAGTACAACAATACGAAGTAGTCACATGAGCAATAAGTTATGAGTTTTTACGCAACTGAGACAAACAACATTTGCAAGGATAGTGTTGTCGCGACACCAAATAATAATAAAGCATTTAAATGTAGATGAAAAAGAAGAGTGGAAATAAATAAACAAGCGCTCTAGAGAACTCACGAGGGAGGGGTAGCATTATCCGCCCATTGGCGAAGCCAGTCTAGTGAAATCCAAAAATATGAATCATCGTCTGGAGTAGCAGGTGCTTCTGTAATAACAGATTTTACTTCTTGGCGCCTTTCTTGTATGGAAGCCAAAAGGTTATCTTTTTTACTTAGGTACTCGCCACATTCGTTTACACATGATGCATTCAATGCATCAATCTCATCCATCAGATGGCGTGGAAGTGAACTATTACTGGCTTCCACAATATTATTGCTTTTAATACCATTTTCATCCTTGCTCGATCGTTTGTACATTAGCATGTAAGCATCAGTGGAAGAGAACATCTCTCCCATATTAGAAGTCAGTGCAGCCTCATGATGGCTACTGTTATTACCATTTGCCACAGAACCTTCGGTAGAAGTACCTTCAGATTTCTGATCCGCTTTATCAGATGACTTGCCTGGTTTTTCACCAAAAGGGTGAAAACCAAGGCTGGATACACACTCATCATCAAACTCCCACCAGTGACCATTGCTTTCATCCTTTATATGTGCCACATAGTGACCACTATTAGCAGCACTACCCTTATGAATCAAAATAGCAGCCAGGTCATAAATGTAATTGGATGAAGGATCCGACAACCGCTTCCCCATATCTAGCTGTCCCGGAAAACTGAATGATGAAGAAATCTTTTTCTTCGTTGTTGTCTGCGGAGGAAATAAATTAGTAAGTTTCTTCCACACAAATCGAGAAATCACACAAGACAGAAGCAGGGGCAACAGATAGCACAAAACTATGAACAAGCTTGGATCAGAGTAATCACCTTTGGTAGGAATACATATCGCTTCAGCTGAAAATTAACAACAGGAGGAAGCGAGCGAAGTTTTATACAACGGGTGGCATCTACCCTTTTCTGACATGACTCGCAGGAATATTGGTTCTCCCCATTCAGTGCCTCCACACTCAAATAGTCATCCAGACTTTCCTCTAAATTACTTAAACCTTTAATATTCAGTTCCAGTTCATAGAAGTCTTCCATTTTTGAAGATGCTTCAGAATCCCTTCCACATGATGAACACCTTAAGCATATGATAACCAACATCAGTCCTCCACAAAATTAATGAGTAGTACAAATGAACTAACATATCATATTATCATTCACTTTGGTATGTGCAAGCTGTGTGAATTAGAAATTGTGCATGCACTCAGTGGTCAATCCAATTACAAAGTCAAAGATATGTACCTGAGCACATAGCTTGACCTAAGTACAAGATCCAGCAAAACAGGACTCGcaagttcaaaaaaaaatcatatccAGCTAACTATTTTGTTGCTGTTTGACAAGATAACCGGCTTGTTATTATAATCACAAACTATGATATTTTTATAGTAATTCTGTAGCGGCAGAACATCGCAAGACAATAAAACACAGTGTATGCGAACAAACAGGAGCATACAAGGCAAACACGATGTGGTTATATTGGGAAGATAAACCTTCTAACTTAAAGTTCAGATCCCTTCAGTTTCCAAAATAAATTTAGGCATTTACCTACCGAGTCACATGCGACACACTTCCACGAAATAAATCTTGCACAATAGTTTTCGCAACAGTGACCTTGGAGTAACTTAACGAACGCTCGAGCAGAGACAAAAACAAGGTGAGAAATTCGTGACTGTCCTGCTGGACACCGTTGTCTAGTTCCAAGGTCTTGATGAAAGGTGCTGAATCAATGAAAGCCATTTTGCTGGAGTGTAGCTGCGCAAATAATCGAGCCAGCTGATCGAGAACAGGTTGCTTCTTCAAGATGTCTGGCTCTAGCGAGAAAATGCCTGAACGGAAGGAAGTGTTCATATAAAGGCACTGAAGTATGCTGTTAGCATAACATGTCGCGCCCAGATTAGTCAATCCAGCAGGCGTCTCGGTGGAAGCACGGAGGTCCTTGGATGGGTCAGGGCCGAGGCTACCGACATGCTCGCCATTTTTCTGCCAGAGGCCAGTCTTCCTCGCCCCACCGGTGGTGGGGATCAATCCGCAGAAACAATTGGGTGAGTCCTTGGTGTTCCCATGGCAGCCCTGGCAAACCGGCTTCCACACGCTGTAAAGTTGCCTAatatcatcttgcgtgatggcacCAGTGGAATGTATCCTCCTGCATAGCACAGGCAGCACCCCAAGCAAAAAACATGTCAGCAACAGAAACACATTGAAATCTCACCCTTCACCCTATCAAATCTCCAGCTACCAGCAACGGGAAAAGGCAACGTATACATACTTGAGAGCGGCATAAGACGGGCTCGCAGACTCATCAGCGCGTGGCCTCTTGTTCTTATTGCGGGTGTTGTGCCTGCTCATTGTACCATCAACTGAGCGCCAAGCGAAACCTCCAGTTGCTCTCCCTGCTGCGGAAACAACAGAAACCAGAGCATTAGCGCGTCGGTGTCAGGGGCGGACGGAACGAGGAGCATTGGGGTCAGTTCGAACCCTAAATTCCGTGGGAAACAGGCTGCTATCACTACTCCACCAAACAGCAAACGAATCCGCAAAAAAATGGGGGGAAATCGACGGATTTAACAGACAAAAGGCGTTTGGATTGGAATGCTTACCGCGAAGGGAGGAACAGATCAGGCTCTCCAGGCAATCCGAAGCAGGCTAGGGTTCGTCACCGGCAGGAAAAGCAAATCCAAGGCCTGATGGATCTCTGCTCCACGCCGGTCCGGTCGAgcagagcggcggcggcggaggaggaggaggatgaggagagaCGAATCCCTTGGAGGTGGCGGTCGGCGGTGGAGGGGCAGAGGGGCGGAGAGGGTTTCCCTTCGATGACCCCCGCCGCGAGCTGGGAGGGGATGAAAAGAAGCTGATCTGCTTTTTGGTTTCAGAGCCGGGTGACGTGCCGCATGTTTTGTTGGGTCGGGCTGCACCCGTGGGCTTGGCATCAGACTCATGGGCTGGGAGTACGGGGGATAGCACAGGACGGTAAACGGTGGAAATGGGATATTTTCTTTTGCTGGAATGGAAATGGAATAATTTGCCTCCAAAATATGGAATAATTGACGTTGAACTTGTGCCCTTCAAGGCTTCTGCAGATCCATGGCGACATTCCCCTACAGCGCACGCGTCAGCGCCTTCATAGCAAATAATTGATGAAGGCGTCGAGATGTGTATGTGCTTTGCTGAATCAGGAAATGGCAGAGCACATTATGGCAAACTACACGGCAGCAGATGCTTGTCATGAGTCACGCGGGCTTTTACAACATTTCCGGTGACTTTGTGGTTAATATGGCGAGCTCCGTAAGCATTATCCATGAAGAGTTCCGGAGCCTTCTAGTACATTTATTTTTTTCAAGTGGTTAATTGTGTGTTTATAAATTATTTATGTTGGAAAATCGAAAACAGTATGATTTATCCGATAGTTCACTACATATTTATACTCAACCAGAGGAATCGAAGGCAATATTAGTTGCTTGGCccacaaagaagaagaagagctcccACCCAAGGTGGGTGAATATCAACCTAGATGTGTTAATTAGTAGCATTTTTATGTTGCCAAAAAAAATTGCCAGTTAAGTCTATCCACTCTCTGTGATAAAGATGAAACGTAAATACTACTATAAGAACATCCCAAGTGAAGACGATTATATCTATGTGAGTTATGTCTCTAAAGAAAGTAATATATCAAATTTCAAACAATTAAAGCGGAAACAATGGTGTGGCGTCAATGAAAGGTCTTGAGTTAAAGCTATTGATGAACCCGTTAATGATTCCACTTGTCATAAATCCATTATATGACATTAAAAAACATAACAAGTAAGCAAAAATCATAACAGTTCGTAAAACCAAACTTAAGCATAGAACCATACATAGATTTATATACGGAGAAAGGTACATACTTATCTCCAGGATTCATACATAACGAAATAATAAAGAGAAAAACAACATTTCATCATCACAAGTCCAAAAGATGCACTCCTAATCCTTGTTGCTTGTTCTGGATGCATGTCAAGGGTAGAGGATTCTCATCCACCTACTCCTTGTTGTTGGTTCTGGATACAGATTGGCCCTTCTCCTTGCCCAATAGATGATCTCATCAAAAGTGTGTCTTGGAACACCTCATGATACTCTTGCATGTTGCAGGCTTCCAGGATCATGTTGGACAGATGGTGGCGGTACTCCAACGAGTATCCAGTGGTGCTAGTGCCCTCTCAACTCGCCTCTGAGCCCTATTCGCACGAGCTCTTTGCTGCCGCACCCTGGCAGCCCTCATGTGCACAACCTCCTCCTCTTTGACTGTCACCTCTCCAAGGTTAGGATCCATCTCTCCTAGGGTGCTTGCTCACTACGGTTATATGGTGTTGGTTGGAGGCTAAGGGGAAATAGGCTTGTGGCTATGGTGAGGCTGATAGGGGTGGCTTTTATTGACACCAAGGCAGGCCCATTTTGGCAATTTAGCTccatgaacaaggcatcaactttaTGACCACAAAAACAATTTTCATGTCAATGCTAACCAAACCATTAAGCTAAATAAAAATATGATCATACATGACAACACAACATCATTACTTAATATGAGTAGTTCATCATTGCATTGCTTAGCATAAGTAGCTCTTCACTTCATTACTTAAACAAACCATGGTGTTCTTAACTTAACTGACATCAATACACTTACGAACATAGCTTAACTTAGCATCTCACCCATCGGATCACCAAAATACACACACACCTACCACCATCAACTTGCAAGGCTTGTTTGCTTATCTAGGATTGCCTTCATTTTCATTCCTTTAGTATTGCCTTGATCTGCTCCAGTTTCTCCTTGCTCCCATGCCCAGCCTTCAGCAGGTCGACAACTACATTCTCAAGCTCATTCTTCTCTTCTGCAAGGAGATCCCTGTCCACCTTGAGCTCATGCATATCCTTCCTGTGTTCTtgattattgttggggaacgttgcatggaaaacaaaaaaatctacgcacacgcaagatctatccatggagatgcatagctacgagagggggagagcatctacatacccttgtagatcgctaagcgtaatgcggttg
Proteins encoded:
- the LOC123098427 gene encoding ubiquitin carboxyl-terminal hydrolase 26 codes for the protein MSRHNTRNKNKRPRADESASPSYAALKRIHSTGAITQDDIRQLYSVWKPVCQGCHGNTKDSPNCFCGLIPTTGGARKTGLWQKNGEHVGSLGPDPSKDLRASTETPAGLTNLGATCYANSILQCLYMNTSFRSGIFSLEPDILKKQPVLDQLARLFAQLHSSKMAFIDSAPFIKTLELDNGVQQDSHEFLTLFLSLLERSLSYSKVTVAKTIVQDLFRGSVSHVTRCSSCGRDSEASSKMEDFYELELNIKGLSNLEESLDDYLSVEALNGENQYSCESCQKRVDATRCIKLRSLPPVVNFQLKRYVFLPKTTTKKKISSSFSFPGQLDMGKRLSDPSSNYIYDLAAILIHKGSAANSGHYVAHIKDESNGHWWEFDDECVSSLGFHPFGEKPGKSSDKADQKSEGTSTEGSVANGNNSSHHEAALTSNMGEMFSSTDAYMLMYKRSSKDENGIKSNNIVEASNSSLPRHLMDEIDALNASCVNECGEYLSKKDNLLASIQERRQEVKSVITEAPATPDDDSYFWISLDWLRQWADNATPPSSIDNSPIQCEHGKVPASKVTSMKRLSAKAWEKLLSKYGGGPTLRKDDVCKECLKDVAKTAVSADVYRDRKASLKNLAEAALAGSIPEGPSYFISKAWLSHWLRRKNVDITFDADKGPTSALRCSHGNLLPEHASGAKRVSVPESLWLFLYETIAREADDVVTFPSDTQPCEICDHKLSAVASVEDRLRAVKLKQRQSHEKLISGKGFALNPGQKYYLVPSSWLSEWRAYITATGKNVSSLPEPQSLEVAINSLKCEKHSRLLQRPLDIVYKRGGITQKTSNTDGLAIISESDWQSFSEEWNVEHADGACAEIVFSKSSEDKPHESSEAMVISDKDPDQSINGANDDLEDCRPYVRTDPEVCEECIGERESCALVEKLNYQNEDIHVYLVRGKEAPKSIREASAALPVPDRRTSKRSRRTTTGNSISLKVSGSTTVYQLKLMIWESLGIVKENQKLHKGPLEIEEDFATLADKCIFPGDVLWVKDSELFEDRDIADEISEPKADALPAEEGFRGTLLTSSVSAQLCQDIVSSE